One genomic segment of Salinigranum rubrum includes these proteins:
- the lysX gene encoding lysine biosynthesis protein LysX — translation MHVGLLYSRIRRDEKLLLSELRDRGHDVTKIDVRKEQFNISEIPAVFDDLDVVLDRCLATSRSLYITEFLDSYDIAVVNSAETAELCADKVKNSLALEAAGVPTPNTTVTFTTDAALEAIEEFGYPCVLKPVVGSWGRLMAKIDTRDAAEAILEHKATLGHYEHKVFYVQEFVEKPGRDIRVLAVDGDPVAAMTRSSEHWLTNAAKGGTTAEFELDDRALELVEKASAAVGGGLLGVDLMEVGEDGYTVHEVNHTVEFKALNDAVGDTVDVPSRVVDWLETKAQAETEATV, via the coding sequence GTGCACGTTGGACTGCTGTACTCCCGGATCCGCCGCGACGAGAAACTCCTCCTCTCCGAGCTCCGCGACCGCGGGCACGACGTGACGAAGATCGACGTCCGGAAGGAGCAGTTCAACATCTCGGAAATTCCGGCGGTGTTCGACGACCTCGACGTCGTGCTCGACCGGTGTCTGGCGACGAGTCGGAGCCTCTACATCACGGAGTTCCTCGATTCCTACGACATCGCGGTCGTCAACAGCGCGGAGACCGCGGAGCTGTGCGCCGACAAGGTGAAGAACAGCCTCGCGCTCGAAGCGGCGGGCGTCCCGACGCCGAACACGACGGTCACCTTTACGACCGACGCGGCGCTCGAAGCCATCGAGGAGTTCGGCTATCCCTGCGTGCTGAAGCCCGTCGTCGGCTCGTGGGGGCGGCTCATGGCGAAGATCGACACGCGCGATGCGGCCGAAGCCATCCTCGAACACAAGGCGACGCTCGGCCACTACGAGCACAAGGTGTTCTACGTCCAGGAGTTCGTCGAGAAGCCCGGCCGCGACATCCGTGTGCTCGCGGTCGACGGCGACCCCGTCGCCGCGATGACGCGCTCGTCGGAGCACTGGCTCACGAACGCCGCAAAGGGCGGCACCACAGCCGAATTCGAACTCGACGACCGCGCGCTCGAACTGGTCGAGAAGGCCTCCGCCGCCGTGGGCGGCGGCCTCCTCGGCGTCGACCTGATGGAGGTCGGCGAGGATGGGTACACCGTCCACGAGGTGAATCACACCGTCGAGTTCAAGGCGCTGAACGACGCGGTCGGCGACACCGTCGACGTGCCCAGCCGGGTCGTCGACTGGCTGGAGACGAAAGCCCAGGCCGAAACGGAGGCGACGGTATGA
- the thiE gene encoding thiamine phosphate synthase, protein MNTSFGTYLVTQSNHTNGRSTVDVVRAALAGGVDVVQLREKHVTARERLAVGRELRRLTAEAEVPLVVNDRIDLASAVTADGVHLGDDDLPVDVAREQLGPEALIGRSVSTVEGATRAEDAGADYLGVGAVYETGSKETKPEQTEIGLDRVRAVCEAVSIPVVGIGGVTHERAGDIVEAGADGVAVVSEITGADDPEAATRRLAEAVAAGRNRR, encoded by the coding sequence ATGAATACCTCGTTCGGGACGTATCTCGTCACACAGTCGAACCACACGAACGGGCGGTCGACGGTCGACGTCGTCCGGGCCGCACTGGCCGGCGGCGTCGACGTCGTCCAGTTGCGCGAGAAGCACGTCACGGCCCGCGAACGGTTGGCCGTCGGCCGGGAACTCAGGCGGTTGACTGCCGAGGCCGAGGTCCCGCTCGTGGTCAACGACCGCATCGACCTCGCATCTGCGGTAACGGCCGACGGCGTCCACCTCGGTGACGACGACCTCCCCGTCGACGTCGCGCGCGAGCAACTCGGCCCCGAGGCGCTCATCGGCCGGTCCGTGTCGACCGTCGAGGGCGCGACGCGCGCCGAAGACGCCGGTGCGGACTACCTCGGTGTCGGCGCGGTGTACGAAACAGGCTCGAAGGAGACGAAGCCCGAACAGACCGAAATCGGCCTCGACCGGGTTCGAGCGGTGTGCGAGGCGGTCTCCATCCCGGTCGTCGGCATCGGCGGCGTGACGCACGAACGGGCGGGCGATATCGTCGAAGCAGGGGCCGACGGCGTCGCCGTCGTCTCCGAGATTACGGGAGCTGACGACCCCGAGGCGGCCACCAGACGGCTGGCCGAGGCAGTGGCGGCAGGGAGGAACCGACGATGA
- a CDS encoding acetylglutamate/acetylaminoadipate kinase, producing the protein MSVVVKIGGARAVNPEGALADIASLVGADGGGSEDVVVVHGGSTKVDETLERMGIEPTYVDTPEGVTGRFTDEETMEVFTMAMSWINTDLVAGLRAQGVDALGLSGVDGGLLTGPRKSAVRVVEDGKKKIKRGEHSGRIDAVNAGLLETLIGDGYTVVTGPPMLGVEGGAASETPRGEGGVTAGTPVNTDADRAAAAVAGALDATLVLLTDVEGVYEDPDDPSTLISRVETSADWDGLEAAAEGFMTKKVMAAKEALDGGASEVVVASANADDPVSSALQSGGTHIQRSAVGTETQGDTA; encoded by the coding sequence ATGTCGGTCGTCGTCAAAATCGGCGGCGCGCGCGCGGTCAACCCCGAAGGCGCGCTCGCCGACATCGCCTCGCTCGTCGGAGCGGACGGGGGAGGAAGCGAGGACGTCGTCGTCGTCCACGGCGGGTCGACCAAAGTGGACGAGACGCTCGAACGCATGGGTATCGAGCCGACGTACGTCGACACGCCCGAGGGCGTCACGGGACGCTTTACCGACGAAGAGACGATGGAGGTGTTCACGATGGCGATGTCGTGGATAAACACCGACCTCGTCGCGGGGCTGAGAGCGCAGGGCGTCGACGCGCTCGGCCTCTCCGGCGTCGACGGCGGCCTCCTCACCGGCCCGCGCAAGTCTGCCGTGCGAGTCGTCGAAGACGGGAAGAAGAAGATCAAACGCGGCGAGCACTCGGGCCGCATCGACGCGGTGAACGCCGGTCTGCTGGAGACGCTCATCGGCGACGGGTACACCGTCGTCACCGGCCCGCCGATGCTCGGTGTCGAGGGAGGCGCGGCGTCGGAGACGCCGCGAGGTGAAGGCGGTGTCACCGCCGGCACGCCCGTGAACACCGACGCCGACCGGGCCGCCGCGGCCGTCGCGGGCGCGCTCGACGCGACGCTCGTCCTGCTCACCGACGTCGAAGGGGTGTACGAAGACCCCGACGACCCCTCGACGCTCATCTCGCGCGTCGAGACGAGCGCGGACTGGGACGGCCTCGAAGCCGCCGCCGAGGGGTTCATGACCAAGAAAGTCATGGCCGCGAAGGAAGCGCTCGACGGGGGCGCGTCCGAGGTGGTCGTCGCGAGCGCGAACGCCGACGACCCGGTGAGCAGCGCCCTGCAGTCCGGAGGCACCCACATCCAGCGCAGCGCCGTCGGGACCGAGACACAGGGAGACACAGCATGA
- the argH gene encoding argininosuccinate lyase codes for MTEDVPESAVRRDRFSGGPARGFLSSLAGDARIFDADLAVDRAHVVMLAEQGIVEDAVAGEILAALDDVEAAGHGALPEGEDVHEAIETAVIDIVGDEGGKMHTARSRNDEVATCLRYRLREDLLDAAETTLRLREVLAEEAEKHTETLMPGYTHLQPAQPTTVAHYLLSYESAVARDTERLLDTYSRINVSPLGAAAFAGTPFDVDRERTAELLGFDALVENSMDASSARDFLLEATSALATHAVTLSGLAEDLILFANRGYVDLSDDYSSTSSIMPQKKNPDTLELVRSVAGEAVGDLTALLTTLKGLPRAYNRDLQNAHPHTFDAVDSVVEASDVAAGAVATATWEEARLKKAAGEGFSTATGVADRLAMAGIPFRTAHEILAEAAAVAEEEGRDTPDVATLDAVTTDVLGGSLFEYVSREAVEAALDPAASVASRDSTGGPASEAVEAALASVEEGLDGDAEAIETSRHRLEDAQATLEERVATYV; via the coding sequence ATGACGGAGGACGTCCCCGAGAGCGCCGTCCGCCGCGACCGCTTCAGCGGCGGCCCCGCGCGGGGGTTCCTCTCCTCGCTCGCGGGCGACGCGCGCATCTTCGACGCCGACCTCGCGGTCGACCGCGCACACGTGGTGATGCTCGCCGAGCAGGGCATCGTCGAGGACGCGGTCGCCGGCGAGATACTCGCCGCGCTCGACGACGTCGAGGCGGCGGGCCACGGCGCACTCCCCGAGGGCGAGGACGTTCACGAGGCCATCGAGACGGCCGTCATCGACATCGTCGGCGACGAGGGTGGGAAGATGCACACCGCCCGGTCGCGTAACGACGAGGTGGCGACCTGCCTCCGCTATCGGCTCCGCGAGGACCTCCTCGACGCCGCGGAGACGACTCTCAGGCTCAGAGAGGTGCTGGCCGAGGAAGCCGAGAAACACACCGAGACGCTGATGCCCGGCTACACGCACCTCCAGCCGGCCCAGCCGACGACGGTGGCACACTACCTGCTGTCGTACGAGTCGGCGGTCGCCCGCGACACCGAGCGACTGCTCGACACGTATTCGAGAATCAACGTCTCCCCCCTGGGCGCGGCGGCCTTCGCGGGCACGCCGTTCGACGTCGACCGCGAGCGCACGGCCGAACTGCTCGGGTTCGACGCCCTCGTCGAAAACTCGATGGACGCCTCGTCGGCGCGGGACTTCCTCCTCGAAGCGACGAGCGCGCTCGCGACCCACGCGGTGACGCTCTCGGGCCTCGCGGAGGACCTGATCCTCTTCGCCAACAGGGGGTACGTCGACCTCTCGGACGACTACTCCTCTACCTCCTCGATCATGCCGCAGAAGAAGAACCCCGACACGCTCGAACTCGTCCGCTCGGTGGCGGGCGAGGCGGTCGGCGACCTCACTGCACTGCTCACGACGCTCAAGGGTCTCCCTCGGGCGTACAACCGTGACCTGCAGAACGCCCATCCACACACGTTCGACGCCGTCGATTCGGTCGTCGAAGCGTCGGACGTGGCCGCGGGCGCGGTTGCGACGGCGACGTGGGAGGAGGCGAGATTGAAGAAGGCCGCAGGCGAGGGCTTCTCGACGGCGACGGGGGTCGCAGACCGGTTGGCGATGGCGGGCATCCCCTTCCGGACGGCCCACGAGATACTCGCCGAGGCCGCGGCGGTCGCCGAGGAAGAGGGGAGAGATACGCCCGACGTCGCGACGCTCGACGCGGTCACGACGGACGTGCTCGGAGGGTCGCTCTTCGAGTACGTGAGCCGCGAGGCGGTCGAGGCCGCACTCGACCCCGCCGCGAGCGTCGCGAGTCGCGACTCGACCGGCGGGCCCGCATCCGAGGCGGTCGAAGCCGCGCTCGCGAGCGTCGAGGAGGGCCTCGACGGGGACGCCGAAGCCATCGAAACCAGCCGGCACCGACTCGAAGACGCGCAGGCGACGCTCGAAGAACGGGTGGCGACGTATGTCTGA
- a CDS encoding ATP-dependent DNA helicase, with amino-acid sequence MAASRDSSDGRDHWRFFPYDEPYPNQAEAMSRIAEALDEERNVLLEGAPGTGKTLSALVPALEHARETDKTVVITTNVHQQMRQFVADARAITRTEPIRAVVFKGKASMCHIDVDYRECQTLRDTTRDLVEKREEMEELRDRADTLLDDMREGGQGAGDAYQAVTDELDALESEVEGFESTNVCDHYRANLTRDTGAFFSWLFDDVRTPEDVYDYADREGLCGYELLKEGMEGVDLVVCNYHHLLDPLIREQFFRWLGREPEDVITVFDEAHNVESAARDHATRTLTENTLASALTELEDVDDSRAAAAENVLRAFHDALCETYDGALAFGEREQVGENWYDLSVSNPDRRDDLTLSFLDRYEGRGISTEVELALQLGESLDEEYEEQYKRGETTSRKECQTLQAAAFVATWMDEGGELGQHPMCSVRRDSGTDELYGRAELYTCIPREVTKELFDEVSATVLMSATLRPFDVTQDVLGLDDPETMAYGLAYPEANRRTLAVDVPPLFSSERSNPETQAVVADTLRDVLRFTPGNTLCFFPSYAEAERYYERLRGTGVGTDLWLDGSDVDTEAARKEFVAGDDGALFTSLWGTLSEGVSFDADDARTVAVVGVPYPHLSERMEAVQDAYDRAYPGKEAGWRYGVEIPTIRKTRQALGRVIRSPDDFGVRLLLDRRYTRESRDMGRYGVRGSFPTEERTEFVDVAPEKAKFAMLNFFTDHDAYAGDPPRP; translated from the coding sequence GTGGCAGCATCACGTGACTCGTCGGACGGGCGGGACCACTGGCGGTTCTTCCCGTACGACGAGCCGTACCCGAACCAGGCCGAGGCGATGTCGCGCATCGCCGAGGCGCTCGACGAGGAGCGGAACGTCCTCTTAGAGGGCGCGCCGGGGACGGGCAAGACGCTCTCGGCGCTCGTGCCGGCGCTCGAACACGCCCGGGAGACGGACAAGACGGTCGTCATCACGACGAACGTCCACCAACAGATGCGCCAGTTCGTCGCCGACGCCCGCGCCATCACCCGAACGGAGCCCATCCGCGCCGTGGTGTTCAAGGGGAAAGCGTCGATGTGCCATATAGACGTAGATTACCGCGAGTGTCAGACCCTCCGCGACACGACGCGCGACCTGGTCGAGAAACGTGAGGAGATGGAGGAACTCCGTGACCGTGCCGACACGCTCCTCGACGACATGCGCGAGGGGGGCCAGGGCGCGGGTGACGCGTACCAGGCGGTGACCGACGAACTCGACGCGCTCGAATCCGAAGTAGAAGGGTTCGAGTCGACCAACGTCTGCGACCACTACCGGGCGAACCTCACCCGCGACACCGGCGCGTTCTTCTCGTGGCTGTTCGACGACGTTCGAACCCCCGAAGACGTGTACGACTACGCGGACCGGGAGGGGCTGTGCGGGTACGAACTGCTGAAAGAGGGAATGGAGGGCGTCGACCTCGTCGTCTGCAACTACCACCACCTGCTCGACCCGCTGATTCGAGAGCAGTTCTTCCGGTGGCTCGGCCGCGAGCCCGAGGACGTGATCACGGTGTTCGACGAGGCGCACAACGTCGAGTCGGCCGCCAGGGACCACGCGACGCGGACGCTGACGGAGAACACGCTCGCCTCCGCGCTCACCGAGTTAGAGGACGTCGACGACTCGCGGGCGGCGGCGGCGGAGAACGTCCTCCGCGCCTTTCACGACGCGCTCTGTGAGACGTACGACGGGGCGCTGGCGTTCGGCGAGCGCGAGCAGGTCGGCGAGAACTGGTACGACCTCTCGGTCTCGAACCCCGACCGCCGCGACGACCTCACGCTCTCGTTCCTCGACCGGTACGAGGGCCGCGGCATCTCGACGGAGGTCGAACTCGCACTCCAACTCGGCGAGAGTCTGGACGAGGAGTACGAAGAGCAGTACAAGCGCGGGGAGACCACCTCGCGCAAGGAGTGTCAGACGCTGCAGGCGGCGGCGTTCGTCGCCACGTGGATGGACGAGGGCGGCGAACTGGGCCAGCACCCGATGTGCTCGGTTCGGCGCGACAGCGGCACCGACGAACTGTACGGCCGGGCGGAGCTGTACACGTGCATCCCGCGGGAGGTGACGAAGGAACTGTTCGACGAGGTGTCGGCGACGGTGCTGATGAGCGCGACGCTCCGCCCCTTCGACGTGACGCAGGACGTGCTGGGACTGGACGACCCGGAGACAATGGCGTACGGCCTCGCCTACCCGGAAGCGAACCGCCGGACGCTCGCCGTCGACGTGCCGCCGCTTTTCAGTTCCGAGCGGAGCAACCCCGAGACGCAGGCGGTGGTCGCGGACACGCTGCGGGACGTCCTTCGGTTCACGCCGGGGAACACGCTCTGTTTCTTCCCCTCGTACGCCGAGGCGGAGCGATACTACGAGCGGTTACGGGGAACGGGAGTCGGGACGGACCTGTGGCTCGACGGCTCCGACGTCGACACCGAGGCGGCTCGAAAGGAGTTCGTCGCGGGCGACGACGGCGCGCTGTTCACCTCGCTGTGGGGGACGCTGAGCGAGGGCGTGAGCTTCGACGCGGACGACGCGCGGACGGTCGCCGTCGTCGGCGTTCCCTACCCGCATCTCTCCGAGCGGATGGAGGCGGTCCAGGACGCGTACGACCGGGCGTACCCGGGGAAAGAGGCGGGGTGGCGCTACGGCGTCGAGATTCCGACCATCCGGAAGACGCGGCAGGCGCTCGGGCGAGTCATCCGCTCGCCGGACGACTTCGGGGTTCGACTCCTGCTGGACCGCCGGTACACGCGGGAGAGCCGCGACATGGGGCGGTACGGCGTCCGCGGCTCGTTTCCGACGGAGGAGCGGACGGAGTTCGTCGACGTCGCCCCCGAGAAGGCGAAGTTCGCGATGCTGAACTTCTTCACCGACCACGACGCGTACGCGGGCGACCCGCCGCGGCCCTGA
- a CDS encoding [LysW]-lysine hydrolase, which translates to MSTKPQTRTTELDAQELLVDLVSTPSPSGEEEEAAAVLVDFFEAHDRDVYVDEAGNVRAPADDALLLTSHIDTVPGNIPVEVREGELWGRGSVDATGPLAAMAVAAVETGVSFAGVVEEETTSSGARFLCEDRAEPDAVVNGEPSGWEGITLGYRGFLDGTYVATSESGHSSRPDMNAIEEAMDWWQKVESAFEADEWRPIFEQVTTKPVGFDGGLGADGLSVEATMEVQFRIPPALSADELRELADSKLVEGTVHWNEPIPPVMESSRTEAARAFRVAIRQVGGNPRLLRKTGTSDMNLYANAWNCPMVTYGPGDSDLDHAPDEHISLDEFDTSVEVLVDVARRLQGA; encoded by the coding sequence ATGAGCACGAAACCCCAGACACGGACGACGGAACTGGACGCACAGGAACTCCTGGTCGACCTCGTATCGACCCCGTCGCCGTCGGGCGAAGAGGAGGAAGCGGCGGCGGTCCTCGTCGACTTCTTCGAGGCGCACGACCGGGACGTGTACGTCGACGAGGCGGGGAACGTCCGCGCGCCGGCCGACGACGCCCTCCTCCTCACGTCGCACATCGACACCGTTCCGGGGAACATCCCGGTCGAGGTTCGCGAGGGAGAACTGTGGGGCCGCGGGAGCGTCGACGCCACCGGCCCGCTCGCGGCGATGGCCGTCGCCGCAGTGGAGACGGGCGTCTCGTTCGCCGGCGTCGTCGAGGAGGAGACCACCTCCTCGGGGGCGCGCTTCCTCTGTGAGGACCGCGCCGAACCCGACGCGGTGGTGAACGGCGAGCCCTCCGGCTGGGAGGGAATCACCCTCGGCTACCGCGGGTTTCTCGACGGAACGTACGTCGCCACGTCGGAGTCGGGACACTCCTCCCGGCCGGACATGAACGCCATCGAGGAGGCGATGGACTGGTGGCAGAAGGTCGAAAGCGCCTTCGAGGCCGACGAGTGGCGGCCCATCTTCGAGCAGGTCACCACCAAGCCGGTGGGGTTCGACGGCGGCCTCGGGGCCGACGGGCTGTCGGTGGAGGCGACGATGGAGGTACAGTTCCGCATCCCGCCCGCGCTGTCGGCCGACGAACTGCGCGAACTCGCCGACTCGAAGCTGGTGGAGGGAACCGTCCACTGGAACGAGCCCATCCCGCCGGTGATGGAGTCGTCCCGGACCGAAGCGGCCCGCGCCTTCCGCGTCGCCATCCGACAGGTCGGCGGGAACCCGCGACTGCTCCGGAAGACGGGGACGAGCGACATGAACCTCTACGCGAACGCCTGGAACTGCCCGATGGTCACGTACGGCCCGGGCGACTCCGACCTCGACCACGCGCCGGACGAACACATCTCCCTCGACGAGTTCGACACCTCCGTGGAGGTCCTCGTCGACGTCGCCCGGCGGCTGCAGGGAGCGTAA
- a CDS encoding aspartate aminotransferase family protein translates to MSGFVFSEKPIQIERGEGPYLYTDDGTEYLDFGASYAVAALGHAHPRVTEAVQEQVAKLLYVQASYPNSTRTELYGKLAALGPTDETRSLDNVWLCNSGTEANEAAMKFARNATGRSKIVATRRGFHGRTMGALAMTWKEKYKKPFEPLAGGIEFVTYGDEEELEEAVDDDTAAVFLEPVQGEGGIHPASAEYLRAARDYTEEAGAALVFDEIQTGVGRTGTLWACEGAGVVPDLLTAAKGIANGLPLGATLCADWIADAEPEHGSTFSGGPVVCAAANATLDTIVEEDVPGNAAQIGEYLRGEIEAATEEHDLPIRDVRGLGLMIGIEVKRGSNRLLRDLALNEGILALPAGRTVLRLLPPLTIEEEHADRMVDALIEVMT, encoded by the coding sequence ATGAGCGGATTCGTCTTCTCGGAGAAACCCATTCAGATCGAGCGCGGCGAGGGACCGTACCTCTACACCGACGACGGCACCGAGTACCTGGACTTCGGCGCCTCCTACGCGGTGGCGGCGCTCGGGCACGCCCACCCACGGGTGACCGAAGCCGTCCAAGAGCAGGTCGCGAAGCTCCTGTACGTGCAGGCGTCGTACCCGAACTCGACGCGGACGGAACTGTACGGGAAGCTCGCGGCGCTCGGGCCCACGGACGAGACGCGCTCGCTCGACAACGTCTGGCTCTGTAACTCGGGAACCGAGGCGAACGAGGCGGCGATGAAGTTCGCCCGGAACGCGACGGGGCGGTCGAAAATCGTCGCCACCCGTCGGGGCTTTCACGGCCGGACGATGGGCGCGCTGGCGATGACGTGGAAGGAGAAGTACAAGAAGCCGTTCGAGCCGCTCGCCGGCGGCATCGAGTTCGTCACCTACGGGGACGAAGAGGAACTCGAAGAGGCGGTCGACGACGACACCGCCGCGGTGTTCCTCGAACCCGTCCAGGGCGAGGGTGGAATCCACCCCGCGTCGGCCGAGTACCTGCGGGCGGCGCGCGACTACACCGAAGAGGCGGGCGCGGCGCTCGTCTTCGACGAGATTCAGACGGGCGTCGGGCGGACGGGGACGCTGTGGGCCTGCGAGGGAGCCGGTGTGGTTCCGGACCTGCTCACGGCCGCGAAGGGCATCGCGAACGGCCTCCCGCTGGGCGCGACGCTCTGTGCGGACTGGATCGCCGACGCGGAGCCCGAACACGGCTCGACGTTCAGCGGCGGCCCCGTCGTCTGTGCGGCGGCGAACGCCACCCTCGACACCATCGTCGAGGAGGACGTCCCCGGAAACGCCGCGCAGATCGGCGAGTACCTCAGGGGAGAGATCGAAGCGGCGACCGAGGAACACGACCTCCCCATCCGGGACGTGCGCGGCCTCGGGCTGATGATCGGCATCGAGGTCAAGCGCGGTTCGAACCGCCTGCTGAGAGACCTCGCGCTGAACGAGGGGATCCTCGCACTCCCCGCGGGACGGACCGTCCTCAGGCTCCTCCCGCCCCTCACGATCGAAGAGGAACACGCGGACCGGATGGTCGACGCACTGATCGAGGTGATGACGTGA
- the argF gene encoding ornithine carbamoyltransferase, whose protein sequence is MLSTTHLLDIDDLSTEDVHTVLDRAAALKAGEDDTRLAQQTLGMIFEKPSTRTRTSFETGMTKLGGHAVYLGPDDIHLGHGEPIKDTSRALSRYVDAVMARLFDHADCEELAEYADVPVINGLTDEAHPCQTLADLLTIREEFGFDTRVAWVGDGNNVGQSFVLGCALVGIDLTVATPEGYGMDASVLDRAAELGSAPELAESPEAAVADADVVYTDVFVSMGEEDEREEKLAAFDGYQVNADLLSYVSEETKVMHCLPAHRGEEITDEVLESDRAVVWEQAENRMHAQNGLLVELLTDD, encoded by the coding sequence ATGCTCTCGACGACGCACCTGCTCGACATCGACGACCTCTCGACCGAGGACGTCCACACCGTCCTCGACCGTGCGGCGGCGCTGAAGGCGGGCGAGGACGACACGCGGCTCGCACAGCAGACGCTGGGGATGATCTTCGAGAAACCCTCGACTCGAACCCGGACGTCGTTCGAGACGGGGATGACGAAGCTGGGTGGACACGCCGTCTACCTCGGCCCCGACGACATCCACCTCGGCCACGGCGAGCCCATCAAGGACACCTCGCGGGCGCTGTCTCGCTACGTGGACGCGGTGATGGCGCGGCTGTTCGACCACGCCGACTGCGAGGAGTTGGCGGAGTACGCCGACGTCCCCGTCATCAACGGGCTGACCGACGAGGCACACCCCTGTCAGACGCTCGCGGACCTCCTGACCATCCGCGAGGAGTTCGGGTTCGACACCCGAGTCGCGTGGGTCGGCGACGGCAACAACGTCGGGCAGTCGTTCGTGCTCGGCTGTGCGCTCGTCGGCATCGACCTCACCGTCGCGACGCCCGAGGGGTACGGGATGGACGCGTCGGTGCTCGACCGGGCGGCCGAGTTGGGGAGCGCCCCCGAACTCGCCGAGAGCCCCGAGGCCGCCGTCGCGGACGCCGACGTCGTCTACACCGACGTCTTCGTCAGCATGGGCGAGGAGGACGAGCGCGAGGAGAAACTCGCGGCGTTCGACGGCTACCAGGTGAACGCGGACCTCCTCTCGTACGTGAGCGAGGAGACGAAGGTGATGCACTGCCTGCCCGCTCACCGGGGAGAGGAGATAACCGACGAGGTGCTCGAATCCGACCGGGCCGTCGTCTGGGAGCAGGCGGAGAACCGCATGCACGCGCAGAACGGCCTCTTGGTCGAACTCCTGACGGACGACTGA
- the lysW gene encoding lysine biosynthesis protein LysW has protein sequence MPEELTAEDPVTGEQITLPADVEVGEIIDSPVSGAELEVVSLDPVVLEEAPELEEDWGE, from the coding sequence ATGCCAGAAGAGCTCACTGCGGAAGACCCGGTGACCGGCGAACAGATCACGCTCCCGGCCGACGTCGAGGTCGGCGAGATCATCGACAGTCCCGTGAGCGGCGCCGAACTGGAGGTCGTCTCCTTGGACCCCGTGGTCCTAGAGGAGGCGCCCGAACTCGAAGAGGACTGGGGAGAGTAG
- a CDS encoding O-acetylhomoserine aminocarboxypropyltransferase/cysteine synthase family protein, whose amino-acid sequence MSDDDSQPGFNTRSLHAGQEPDAATGSRAPPIYQTTSYVFDDADDAAAQFALEAEGYIYSRLMNPTLEMLQGRIASLENGIGAAVTASGMASFDLATFLLAEAGDNIVTASSLYGGTYTYLTHTVERRGVTTRFVDTLDYDAYAEAIDEDTAYVHLETIGNPALDTPDIERIADIAHENGAPLFVDNTFATPYLCTPLDHGADLVWDSTTKWLHGAGSTVGGALVDGGSFPWAEHAEKYSEIAKPNPAYHGVNFAETFGDAAFTYAAIARGLRDLGNQQSPFDAWVVLQKLESFPLRMEKHCENAMIVAEFLDDHPEVAWVNYPGLESHPTHDNASKYLDGGYGGMITFGLDDGYDAAKGTVNGVEVASLLANVGDAKTLVIHPASTTHQQLTEEEQEAAGVTPDMVRLSVGIEDPEDILADLDGAIAEATK is encoded by the coding sequence ATGTCAGACGACGACTCACAGCCGGGATTCAACACGCGAAGTCTCCACGCCGGACAGGAACCAGACGCCGCGACGGGTTCGCGCGCGCCGCCCATCTACCAGACCACCTCGTACGTCTTCGACGACGCCGACGACGCCGCCGCCCAGTTCGCGCTCGAAGCGGAGGGGTACATCTACTCGCGGTTGATGAACCCCACCCTGGAGATGCTGCAGGGTCGCATCGCCTCGCTCGAAAACGGCATCGGTGCCGCCGTCACCGCCTCCGGCATGGCCTCGTTCGACCTCGCGACGTTCCTCCTCGCGGAGGCCGGCGACAACATCGTCACCGCCTCCTCCCTCTATGGGGGGACGTACACCTACCTCACCCACACCGTCGAGCGCCGCGGCGTCACGACGCGGTTCGTCGACACCCTCGACTACGACGCGTACGCGGAGGCCATCGACGAGGACACCGCGTACGTCCACCTCGAAACCATCGGCAACCCCGCGCTGGACACGCCGGACATCGAGCGTATTGCCGACATCGCCCACGAGAACGGCGCGCCGCTGTTCGTCGACAACACGTTCGCCACGCCGTATCTCTGCACGCCGCTCGACCACGGCGCCGACCTCGTCTGGGACTCGACGACGAAGTGGCTCCACGGCGCCGGGTCGACCGTGGGCGGGGCGCTCGTCGACGGTGGCTCCTTCCCCTGGGCCGAGCACGCCGAGAAGTACTCCGAAATCGCCAAACCCAACCCCGCCTACCACGGCGTCAACTTCGCTGAAACCTTTGGTGACGCCGCCTTCACCTACGCCGCCATCGCCCGCGGGCTCAGGGATTTAGGCAACCAGCAGTCGCCGTTCGACGCCTGGGTCGTCCTCCAGAAACTGGAGTCGTTCCCGCTCCGGATGGAGAAACACTGCGAGAACGCGATGATCGTCGCGGAGTTCCTCGACGACCATCCCGAGGTGGCCTGGGTCAACTACCCTGGACTGGAGAGCCACCCGACCCACGACAACGCCTCGAAGTATCTCGACGGCGGGTACGGCGGCATGATCACCTTCGGTCTCGACGACGGGTACGACGCGGCGAAGGGCACCGTCAACGGCGTCGAAGTCGCCTCGTTGCTCGCGAACGTCGGCGACGCGAAGACCCTGGTGATCCACCCCGCTTCGACGACCCACCAGCAACTCACCGAGGAAGAACAGGAGGCCGCGGGCGTCACGCCCGACATGGTCCGTCTGTCGGTCGGCATCGAGGACCCCGAAGACATCCTCGCCGACCTCGACGGGGCCATCGCCGAGGCGACGAAGTAA